Proteins from a single region of Phycisphaeraceae bacterium D3-23:
- a CDS encoding M20/M25/M40 family metallo-hydrolase — protein MPQTPPANVIELLQAMVRIDSVNGKVTGRACAEDELAAMLTRLASTWMMETELLPVQGFGEGRSDQLLITHRVGEDRPWILFDSHMDTVTAEGMTIDPFGGELFDGNVLGRGTCDTKGTGAAMLWALHQYQLGSERPNNIALLFSTDEEIAMTGIQSFVKHDLPRLAWSPDLVVVGEPTEHTPVVAHNGCVRFEITTHGKAAHSSVPSEGRSAIADMVKALALLHERYIDPLDVEHPLTGHAACSVNLISGGSAPNIIPERCVAEVDRRIVPGEPAPDSPGGVLTEVRALLDELAGEDAGFRYDIHVRVHHPPLLPESSAQILPLVKHAMAEHGVRRPTVGAPFATHASYLANAGLPTLVFGPGSPYPAHTKDEWVSVKEIEQGAKVYASIMQMEFSELMA, from the coding sequence ATGCCCCAAACGCCCCCCGCGAACGTGATCGAGTTATTGCAGGCGATGGTGCGCATCGACAGCGTGAATGGCAAGGTCACGGGCCGAGCGTGCGCGGAAGACGAGCTCGCCGCGATGTTGACGCGGCTCGCCTCGACCTGGATGATGGAGACCGAGCTTTTGCCCGTGCAGGGCTTTGGCGAGGGCCGGTCGGACCAGCTGCTCATTACGCACCGCGTGGGCGAGGATCGGCCGTGGATTCTGTTTGATAGCCACATGGACACCGTCACGGCCGAGGGAATGACGATTGACCCGTTCGGTGGCGAGCTTTTCGATGGCAACGTGCTGGGCCGGGGCACGTGCGACACCAAGGGCACCGGGGCGGCGATGCTCTGGGCCCTGCATCAATACCAGCTCGGCAGCGAAAGGCCCAACAACATCGCCCTGCTCTTCAGCACCGATGAAGAGATCGCGATGACCGGCATCCAGAGCTTTGTGAAGCACGACTTGCCCCGGCTGGCCTGGTCGCCCGACCTTGTGGTTGTGGGTGAGCCGACCGAGCACACGCCCGTCGTGGCGCATAACGGCTGCGTGCGCTTCGAGATCACGACGCACGGCAAGGCCGCGCACTCGTCCGTCCCCAGCGAGGGCCGCAGCGCGATCGCCGACATGGTCAAGGCGCTTGCGCTCTTGCATGAACGCTACATCGATCCGCTCGATGTCGAGCACCCGCTCACCGGCCACGCGGCCTGCAGCGTCAACCTGATCTCCGGCGGCAGCGCGCCCAACATTATCCCTGAGCGCTGCGTCGCCGAGGTCGACCGCCGCATCGTCCCCGGCGAGCCCGCACCCGATTCGCCAGGCGGTGTGTTGACCGAGGTCAGGGCGTTGCTGGATGAACTCGCCGGCGAGGACGCGGGCTTCCGTTACGACATCCATGTCCGGGTCCACCACCCCCCGCTGCTGCCCGAGTCCAGTGCGCAGATCTTGCCGCTGGTCAAGCACGCGATGGCCGAGCACGGCGTCCGCCGCCCCACCGTCGGCGCCCCCTTCGCCACCCACGCCAGCTACCTCGCCAATGCCGGGCTCCCCACACTCGTCTTCGGCCCGGGCAGCCCCTACCCCGCGCACACGAAGGACGAGTGGGTGTCGGTGAAAGAGATCGAGCAGGGCGCGAAGGTGTATGCGTCGATCATGCAGATGGAGTTTTCAGAACTCATGGCCTAA
- a CDS encoding MBL fold metallo-hydrolase, whose product MDYRIISIGALSVNDLWQHQGPARTPHATTTLITTKKQRILVDPGLPPQAIAARLAERSGLAPEDITDVFLTNFRPAHRMGIAAFPDARWLISEREREAVGVQLVETFDESQDDDVRKILQQEIAILRKCQVAPDKVADQVDLFPLYGFTPGTCGLLLTHPTRTTLIAGDAVPTIEHLERGRVLRGCVDIEQAQESFKEAVEIAEVIVPGHDNVVLNPVKRPF is encoded by the coding sequence ATGGACTACCGCATCATCAGCATCGGCGCGCTCAGCGTCAACGACCTCTGGCAGCACCAGGGCCCCGCGCGCACGCCGCACGCCACGACCACGCTCATCACCACCAAGAAGCAGCGCATCCTCGTCGACCCAGGCCTCCCGCCCCAGGCCATCGCCGCGCGGCTCGCCGAGCGCAGCGGGCTCGCGCCCGAGGACATCACCGATGTCTTCCTCACCAACTTCCGCCCCGCCCACCGCATGGGGATCGCCGCGTTTCCCGATGCGCGTTGGTTGATCTCCGAACGCGAACGCGAAGCGGTCGGTGTCCAGCTTGTCGAGACGTTTGATGAGAGCCAGGACGACGATGTCCGCAAGATCCTGCAGCAGGAGATCGCGATCCTTAGGAAGTGTCAGGTCGCGCCCGACAAGGTCGCCGATCAGGTGGACCTGTTCCCGCTCTACGGCTTCACGCCCGGGACTTGCGGGCTGCTTCTGACGCACCCGACGCGCACGACGCTGATCGCGGGCGATGCGGTCCCGACGATCGAGCACCTCGAGCGCGGCCGGGTGCTGCGCGGGTGTGTCGATATCGAGCAGGCGCAGGAGAGTTTCAAGGAGGCCGTCGAGATCGCGGAGGTCATCGTGCCCGGGCACGACAACGTGGTGCTGAACCCGGTGAAGCGGCCGTTTTAG
- a CDS encoding DEAD/DEAH box helicase, with protein MQFRDLRLAKPILRAIDDAGYTTATPIQARAIPPVLEGRDVLGCAQTGTGKTAAFALPTLNTLANQQPPKGHRLPRCLVLSPTRELAIQIAENFQAYGKHLDLRGAVIYGGVSQNPQVKKLKNGIDILIATPGRLMDLMNQGHVNLSKVQVLVLDEADRMLDMGFINDIRKITAKVPKKRQTLLFSATMPKEIRGLANDLLKNPVSIEIAVATPPAERINQAVYFVDKPNKMKLLTHLLNNQPVTRAIIFTRTKHGADKVCRLLRREKFQADAIHGNKSQNARQRSLAAFKSNKIMILVATDIASRGIDVDEVSHVFNYDVSNDPESYVHRIGRTARAGCTGTAISLCDKEERAYLRDIEKLIGMEVPVKTDHPEDVPQGEAYKPGEKPKPKPQRGPRPGRGGKPGGPKQGQRKKKSTRRGGGAGASQGQGGPRKKNRRNKPGGGARG; from the coding sequence ATGCAATTCCGTGACCTCCGGCTGGCCAAGCCGATCCTCCGCGCGATCGACGACGCGGGCTACACCACCGCCACCCCGATCCAGGCCCGCGCCATCCCCCCCGTCCTCGAAGGCCGGGACGTGCTCGGCTGCGCGCAGACCGGCACGGGCAAGACCGCCGCGTTCGCGCTGCCCACGCTCAACACGCTCGCCAACCAGCAGCCGCCCAAGGGGCATCGCCTGCCGCGCTGCCTCGTGCTGAGCCCGACGCGCGAGCTCGCCATCCAGATCGCGGAGAACTTCCAAGCCTACGGCAAGCACCTCGACCTCCGCGGCGCGGTGATCTACGGCGGCGTCAGCCAGAACCCACAGGTCAAGAAGCTCAAGAACGGCATCGATATCCTGATCGCGACGCCGGGCCGGCTGATGGACCTGATGAACCAGGGGCACGTCAACCTGAGCAAAGTGCAGGTGCTCGTGCTCGATGAGGCCGACCGCATGCTCGACATGGGCTTCATCAACGACATCCGGAAGATCACGGCGAAGGTGCCCAAGAAACGGCAGACCTTGCTGTTCAGCGCGACGATGCCCAAGGAGATCCGCGGGCTGGCCAACGATCTTTTGAAGAACCCCGTGTCGATCGAGATCGCCGTCGCGACGCCCCCGGCCGAGCGGATCAACCAGGCGGTGTACTTCGTTGATAAGCCCAACAAGATGAAGCTGCTGACGCACCTGCTGAACAACCAGCCGGTGACGCGGGCGATCATCTTTACGCGGACCAAGCACGGCGCGGACAAGGTCTGCCGGCTGCTGCGCCGCGAGAAGTTCCAGGCGGATGCGATCCACGGCAACAAGTCGCAGAACGCCCGGCAGCGGAGTCTGGCCGCGTTCAAGTCCAACAAGATCATGATCCTGGTCGCGACCGATATCGCCTCGCGCGGGATCGACGTCGATGAGGTCTCGCACGTCTTCAACTACGACGTGAGCAACGACCCCGAGAGCTACGTCCACCGCATCGGCCGGACCGCGCGCGCGGGCTGCACGGGCACGGCGATCTCGCTGTGCGACAAGGAAGAACGCGCGTACCTGCGCGACATCGAGAAGCTGATCGGGATGGAAGTCCCCGTCAAGACCGACCACCCCGAGGATGTGCCCCAGGGCGAAGCGTACAAGCCCGGCGAAAAACCCAAGCCCAAGCCGCAGCGCGGCCCACGCCCCGGCCGCGGCGGCAAGCCCGGCGGCCCCAAGCAGGGACAACGCAAGAAGAAATCCACGCGGCGCGGCGGAGGCGCGGGCGCATCGCAAGGCCAGGGCGGGCCGCGCAAAAAGAACCGACGCAACAAGCCCGGCGGCGGTGCGCGGGGTTGA
- the coaD gene encoding pantetheine-phosphate adenylyltransferase, with the protein MSENANPPRDKPEKIGLFPGTFDPITNGHLDVIGRGQRLFDRLIVAVGTNPAKRAIFTIEERIEMIGELIAEQCEPHVEVAAYEGLTVDYARSIGATAILRGLRNVTDLNFEFQLALTNRSIADIETVFVMSGETYGFTSSTLIKQIAAGGEIDRLLPLIPGKVLEKLKERKDDLGGTLPWQHIDHLKGE; encoded by the coding sequence ATGAGCGAAAACGCCAACCCACCGCGCGACAAGCCGGAGAAGATCGGGCTGTTCCCCGGCACGTTCGATCCGATCACCAACGGCCACCTCGACGTCATCGGCCGGGGCCAGCGCCTGTTCGACCGGCTGATCGTTGCGGTCGGCACCAACCCCGCGAAGCGCGCGATCTTCACGATCGAAGAACGCATCGAGATGATCGGCGAGCTCATCGCCGAGCAGTGCGAGCCGCACGTCGAGGTCGCCGCTTACGAAGGCCTCACCGTCGACTACGCCCGCAGCATCGGCGCGACCGCCATCCTCCGTGGCCTGCGCAACGTCACGGACCTTAACTTCGAGTTCCAGCTCGCGCTGACCAACCGCTCGATCGCCGATATCGAGACCGTCTTCGTCATGTCTGGCGAGACCTACGGCTTCACCAGCTCGACCCTCATTAAGCAGATCGCGGCCGGCGGGGAGATCGACCGCCTGCTCCCGCTGATCCCGGGCAAGGTGCTCGAGAAGCTCAAAGAGCGCAAAGACGACCTCGGCGGCACCCTCCCCTGGCAGCACATCGACCACCTCAAGGGCGAGTAG